In a single window of the Helicobacter sp. MIT 99-5507 genome:
- the gmd gene encoding GDP-mannose 4,6-dehydratase produces the protein MKKALITGITGQDGAYLAEFLLDNGYEVHGIKRRSSLFNTDRIDHLYQDLHEGDGRFRLHHGDLVDSTNLIRIVQEVQPDEIYNLAAMSHVAVSFETPEYTANADGLGTLRLLEAIRILGLINQTKIYQASTSELYGLVQKVPQDEKTPFYPRSPYAVAKLYAYWITVNYREAYNMFACNGILFNHESPIRGETFVTRKITRAVCKIALGLQNKLYLGNLSAKRDWGHAKDYVRAMYLILQQEEADDFVIATGITTEVRKFVELAFNKLDIEIEWSGSGVDEKGYIKRCSGKYKVKEGSEVVCVDPRYFRPTEVDLLIGDPTKAKEKLKWQPKYDLYKLIDDMIDSDLKLMQKDKYLDDGGYKIMHYFE, from the coding sequence ATGAAAAAAGCCTTAATTACTGGTATAACAGGACAAGATGGTGCATATCTAGCAGAATTTTTATTAGATAATGGTTATGAAGTTCATGGAATAAAAAGACGAAGTTCTTTGTTTAACACTGATAGAATCGATCATTTGTATCAAGATCTGCATGAAGGTGATGGGCGATTTAGATTACATCATGGTGATTTAGTGGATTCTACGAATCTAATTAGAATTGTGCAAGAAGTTCAACCAGATGAGATTTATAACCTAGCAGCAATGAGTCATGTAGCAGTTAGCTTTGAGACACCAGAATACACTGCAAATGCAGATGGGCTTGGCACATTAAGATTGCTAGAGGCTATTAGGATTCTAGGATTAATTAATCAAACAAAAATATATCAAGCATCAACAAGTGAATTATATGGTTTAGTGCAAAAAGTGCCACAAGATGAAAAAACTCCATTTTATCCTAGAAGTCCTTATGCTGTAGCAAAACTATATGCTTATTGGATTACTGTAAATTATAGAGAAGCATATAATATGTTTGCTTGTAATGGTATTTTATTTAATCATGAAAGTCCTATTCGAGGGGAGACTTTTGTTACTAGAAAGATTACTAGAGCAGTATGTAAAATTGCTTTAGGATTACAAAATAAGCTTTATTTAGGAAATTTGAGTGCAAAAAGAGACTGGGGGCATGCAAAAGATTATGTAAGAGCGATGTATTTAATATTACAACAAGAAGAAGCTGATGATTTTGTAATAGCAACAGGGATTACAACTGAAGTTAGAAAATTTGTAGAATTAGCCTTCAATAAACTTGATATAGAAATAGAGTGGAGTGGTAGTGGAGTAGATGAAAAAGGATATATAAAAAGATGCAGTGGTAAATATAAAGTAAAAGAGGGTAGTGAAGTAGTGTGTGTTGATCCTAGGTATTTTCGTCCAACTGAAGTAGATTTACTCATTGGAGATCCTACAAAAGCAAAAGAAAAACTAAAATGGCAACCAAAATATGATCTTTATAAATTGATTGATGATATGATAGATTCTGATTTGAAATTAATGCAAAAAGATAAATATTTAGATGATGGTGGATATAAAATAATGCATTATTTTGAATAA